AAAGATTCCACTGGAAGGTGAAATCAGAGCAGAGGATGACTCAGTACAACCATTCAGCACAGTTCTCTCTCCAGAGCTCAGCAAATAAATCATTAAATGTCACTGAAACACCTCTGCCCTGGGATGAAAGGACACTCCTAGGGCTGAAGATTTCACTGTCAATCCTTCTGGCTGTTATAACTTTGGCAACAATCCTTGCAAATGTTTTTGTTGTCATTACAATTTTCCTGACTAGAAAGCTCCACACACCTGCAAATTACCTCATTGGCTCCTTGGCAGTGACTGATCTTTTGGTGTCTGTGCTGGTGATGCCTGTCAGCATTGCTTACACTGTCACCCACACGTGGGCCTTTGGCCAGCTGCTGTGTGACATCTGGCTGTCATCAGACATCACGTGCTGCACAGCCTCCATCCTGCACCTCTGTGTCATTGCCCTGGACAGGTACTGGGCTATCACAGATGCTCTGGAATATTCCAAGCGCCGCACTGCTGGCCGAGCAGCGCTCATGATTGCTGTGGTCTGGATGATATCCATCAGTATCTCTGTGCCACCGTTTTTCTGGAGGCAAGTGAAAGCTCATGAAGAAATTGCAAAGTGTGCTGTAAACACAGAGCAAATTTCCTACACGATTTATTCGACTTGTGGAGCTTTCTACATCCCGACTGTGCTCCTGCTGATATTGTATGGGAGAATTTATGTAGCAGCTCGAGATAGGATTCTGAAGCCACCCTCATTATATGGGAAACGTTTTACTACTGCACACCTGATCACTGGTTCTGCAggctcttccctctgctccattAATGCTAGCCTCCATGAAGGGCATTCCCATTCAGGTGCATCCCCAATATTTCTGGGTcctgttaaaataaaacttgCAGATAGtgtgctggaaaggaaaagaatttctGCTGCGAGAGAAAGGAAAGCTACCAAAACTTTAGGCATTATTCTGGgagctttcattttctgttggCTGCCTTTTTTTGTCATATCACTAGTCCTACCAATCTGCCAAGATGCCTGTTGGTTTCATCCCATCCTCCTGGACTTTTTTACCTGGTTGGGTTACCTAAACTCATTAATCAATCCAGTCATTTATACAGCTTTTAATGAAGAGTTTAAACAGGCTTTCCAAAAACTAATACTTTTCAAAAAGTGTTCCTCTTGAGACTCTACTCCTGTGTATCTGACCCTTGTCAATCTCACAGCCTACCTGAAAATTTCCATGCTTTTATTCCCAAGGAACTGAGTGGTAACTGCCATCTCTGCTACTACCCTGTTCCATGCATGTACATTTCTGGGAATTTCTTGCCAATTTGATACTTTCTGTCTGGGATTGTACATGCCATAACAGAGCTTGTCTGTGGTCTCTGCAGTGATCATGTGTGTATATAAGATCAATGACACATGAAATAAGCTTTGCAATGAGGCAAGGTGTGTGAACCAGGGAGTTTGTCTTGTGGGATGAGGGGACACATTACCCTGATGGGAGgaaattgtgtgtgtgtttacagGACATTAGTATTTCTGCTGTATATTATTAACCATTTATGTCAGCTGAGAGAGTTTCTGGAGAGCAGGATCTGATACTTATATTTTCTATGGCATGTATCTTACCCATGTGAAGCTGATAAAACCTGTAATTCTTTCAGAAGATGTCtgacacagcagggcagagcagcataGCACAGATCTAAGTTATGTGGATATTTCACAAATGCTGCATTTGAAGTTATGCTTTTGGTGAAGTGTAGAAAGGAGATAATTTAGTTGAATTAATTATTACACATTTTATCATGAATAGAACAGCCAGTGAAGAAATGCTACAAAATAAATAGCATGAAAATGATTGATCTTATATTTCTGTCATTTAACTTTTTTGCATGCATAAACTGAAACAGGAGAATATGGTTTGTGCCAGTGTGGAATGACTAGGACCTCATAAAATAGCCAGAGGTTCACTCCTTGGTGACAAGATGTGGGAAGTTAGACGGGGAGAACAAAGTGACATACAAGGAAAAGTTTCTTAGTAATTAAGGTTGTTGGGATGGATGTGGCATCCCTGTCTCTGGAATTCTTTAAGTACTGGTCAAACAAACTCAGGGATCACTGTCGGGACCCTCTGCTGGGGTCACAGAGGAGGTCCCTTCTAACCTGCccttctctgcctctgggatcACCTCCCTGACTGGCAGGcggggagctggcacagggaggtcTCGGATGAAGTCAGCACACCAAGTGGTGCAGCCCAAGTTTCATGCAATGTTTTAGTCTCTGGGCATTTTACATCAGAAGTGTCATGTCTACACTGAATATAAGAGCCTCACACTGCTTAGAAAATCACCCCATCATCCTTCTGACCTCCcttgcagctctcagcctgccCCAGTTCATCTCCACCACCCGCTGCTGTGGCCATCCCAACACACTCCACCACAGTGCGTGTCCACTGCAGCTTTCAGCCTCCCCTTTGCATttgcagctcagctttgcagcTCCTCCCTGTTGCTGGT
This portion of the Molothrus ater isolate BHLD 08-10-18 breed brown headed cowbird chromosome 24, BPBGC_Mater_1.1, whole genome shotgun sequence genome encodes:
- the HTR1D gene encoding 5-hydroxytryptamine receptor 1D yields the protein MTQYNHSAQFSLQSSANKSLNVTETPLPWDERTLLGLKISLSILLAVITLATILANVFVVITIFLTRKLHTPANYLIGSLAVTDLLVSVLVMPVSIAYTVTHTWAFGQLLCDIWLSSDITCCTASILHLCVIALDRYWAITDALEYSKRRTAGRAALMIAVVWMISISISVPPFFWRQVKAHEEIAKCAVNTEQISYTIYSTCGAFYIPTVLLLILYGRIYVAARDRILKPPSLYGKRFTTAHLITGSAGSSLCSINASLHEGHSHSGASPIFLGPVKIKLADSVLERKRISAARERKATKTLGIILGAFIFCWLPFFVISLVLPICQDACWFHPILLDFFTWLGYLNSLINPVIYTAFNEEFKQAFQKLILFKKCSS